In Pseudobacter ginsenosidimutans, the following are encoded in one genomic region:
- a CDS encoding alpha/beta hydrolase family protein — protein MQGSLFLPGMLCLVMTAAAQQKPVDKDIPEQWVFLRETALSADGKYIAYTTGSKRSPDSVQLQATDRSWSVKFPGTIQPDCFSANSGKFVFADQRKLVVIDLKTRKTDSIAGAGNGLLPENGNGQWMAYTRLDAGKLILRDLFTGKEKSYDEVSRCLFDPQGKTVVLIRKNEILWVEPGSQREYRLPVEGTVADLSFDRTGRQLALITRADTGCRLFYAQWGQSSLRRFAEEGAPGVKKEFHVREGQISFTPDGSSLFFYLGKERPVLQPGKDVITDKVNVWSYRDTEVQPSQLHRKDEEFTRMYAASLHIASGKIIQLEDENRILNFSGKGNKLVLVCNRPVSQGELYWNGETQKVSLLWLESGKETVLYEGNDPALWAYNEFSFSPSEDKLVWFDAVSQQYNCYHIETGVRRAITAGVKDAFSGYLWRGSPAKSIHWHYGLGPVSWLDNENALIQARYDLWQIGLSGKQAPLNLTGGYGNNNQVRFRVLDAEYFDESHAVQRFGNNRVLLYAFSEITKQNGFWAVRPGKAGSQEKLVMDDHAWYFQPRIANNSGHIAEPDKFKPVRAKQAELYMVRRMSSSEEPNIFATRDFRNFTPISQVSNGGATGRYDGSNTRLVSYPLPDGSICDGVLHTPVHFDSTQKYPVIFTYYERHSEVKNAYRFPEVSRAPLNIPWYLSRGYLVFEPDFYFTTGKTSESVLVSIDGAVRQLAKIPFVDTARMGVQGHSHGGYETNIIATGCHYFKAACEGSGYSNVISEYGSLRPGGMNNQRASDIDQRNLAVFPWEKPEVFVANSPVFHIGKMTTPLLIMHNKDDGAVNFSHAIEMYLGMRRIGKPVWMLEYDEEGHSVEDSMNKLDYTIRMQQFFDHYLKGAPPPVWMTRGIPAKEKGWVSGLALEADLSKQP, from the coding sequence ATGCAAGGTTCCTTATTCCTGCCGGGCATGCTATGCCTGGTGATGACTGCCGCCGCACAACAAAAACCGGTGGATAAAGATATTCCCGAACAGTGGGTGTTCCTGCGGGAGACTGCCCTGAGCGCCGATGGAAAATACATCGCCTATACAACTGGCTCCAAACGATCCCCCGATTCGGTTCAGTTGCAGGCTACAGACCGTTCATGGTCTGTGAAATTCCCCGGCACTATCCAACCGGACTGCTTTTCAGCCAACAGCGGCAAATTCGTCTTTGCAGACCAGCGCAAGCTGGTGGTCATAGATCTCAAAACCAGGAAAACAGATTCCATTGCCGGTGCAGGCAACGGATTGCTGCCGGAGAACGGCAACGGACAGTGGATGGCATACACCCGTTTGGATGCCGGTAAATTGATACTGAGAGATCTGTTCACCGGGAAAGAAAAGAGCTATGATGAAGTGAGCCGTTGCCTTTTTGATCCGCAGGGAAAAACGGTTGTGCTTATACGTAAGAATGAGATACTCTGGGTTGAACCAGGCAGCCAGCGAGAATACCGGTTGCCCGTAGAGGGAACCGTTGCCGATTTGTCTTTCGATAGAACTGGCCGGCAGCTTGCGCTGATCACGAGGGCTGACACTGGTTGCCGACTGTTCTATGCGCAATGGGGGCAATCATCCCTGCGCCGGTTTGCTGAAGAAGGCGCTCCCGGTGTGAAAAAAGAATTTCATGTAAGGGAAGGGCAAATCAGTTTTACGCCTGATGGCAGTTCGCTTTTTTTCTATCTCGGAAAGGAAAGGCCGGTACTGCAGCCCGGTAAAGATGTGATCACCGACAAGGTGAATGTCTGGAGTTATCGCGACACCGAAGTGCAGCCCAGTCAACTGCACAGAAAGGATGAAGAATTCACCAGGATGTATGCGGCCTCATTGCATATTGCCAGCGGAAAGATCATACAGCTGGAAGATGAGAACCGTATCCTGAATTTCAGCGGTAAGGGGAATAAGCTGGTATTGGTGTGTAACCGGCCTGTTTCGCAAGGCGAGCTCTATTGGAACGGTGAGACCCAGAAAGTATCGCTGCTATGGTTGGAAAGCGGAAAGGAAACAGTATTGTATGAAGGGAATGATCCCGCACTCTGGGCATACAATGAATTCTCCTTCTCTCCATCGGAAGACAAACTGGTTTGGTTCGATGCCGTGAGTCAACAATATAACTGTTATCATATCGAAACAGGCGTTCGCCGGGCGATCACAGCTGGAGTGAAAGATGCGTTTTCCGGTTACCTCTGGAGAGGCAGCCCGGCAAAGAGTATCCATTGGCATTATGGCCTTGGCCCTGTATCCTGGCTGGATAATGAAAATGCGTTGATACAGGCCCGTTATGATCTCTGGCAGATCGGTCTTTCCGGTAAGCAAGCCCCCCTGAACCTGACCGGTGGTTATGGAAACAACAACCAGGTCCGTTTCCGGGTGCTGGATGCCGAATACTTCGATGAAAGCCATGCTGTACAAAGGTTTGGCAATAATCGTGTGTTGCTCTACGCTTTCAGCGAGATCACCAAACAGAACGGCTTCTGGGCAGTGAGGCCCGGCAAGGCCGGCAGCCAGGAAAAGCTGGTGATGGATGATCATGCCTGGTATTTTCAACCAAGAATAGCCAACAATAGCGGGCATATCGCCGAGCCCGACAAATTCAAGCCTGTTCGCGCAAAGCAGGCGGAGCTCTATATGGTCAGAAGGATGAGCAGCAGCGAAGAACCCAATATTTTTGCCACCCGCGATTTCAGGAATTTCACGCCCATCAGCCAGGTCAGCAACGGAGGCGCAACAGGCCGCTATGATGGTTCCAATACCCGGCTGGTATCTTACCCGCTTCCGGACGGTTCCATTTGCGATGGTGTGCTGCATACACCGGTGCACTTCGATTCCACCCAAAAATACCCGGTCATTTTCACTTACTATGAACGGCATAGCGAAGTAAAGAATGCTTACAGGTTCCCTGAAGTATCGCGGGCTCCATTGAATATACCCTGGTACCTGAGCAGGGGCTATCTCGTATTTGAACCGGATTTTTATTTCACCACCGGCAAAACATCGGAGAGTGTGCTGGTCTCCATCGATGGGGCGGTGCGTCAACTGGCAAAGATCCCTTTTGTGGATACGGCCAGGATGGGCGTTCAGGGCCATAGTCATGGTGGCTATGAGACCAATATCATAGCAACCGGCTGTCATTATTTCAAAGCTGCCTGCGAGGGATCAGGTTATTCCAACGTGATCTCGGAATACGGCAGCCTCCGCCCTGGTGGCATGAACAACCAGCGGGCTTCGGATATCGATCAACGTAACCTGGCGGTATTTCCCTGGGAGAAGCCGGAAGTTTTTGTTGCCAATTCTCCCGTTTTCCATATCGGTAAAATGACAACGCCCTTGCTGATCATGCACAACAAAGACGATGGGGCTGTTAATTTTTCTCATGCCATCGAAATGTACCTGGGCATGAGAAGGATCGGGAAACCCGTATGGATGCTGGAATATGATGAGGAAGGTCATTCCGTGGAAGACTCCATGAACAAGCTGGATTATACCATCCGCATGCAACAGTTCTTTGACCATTACCTGAAAGGTGCTCCGCCACCCGTCTGGATGACGAGAGGCATTCCGGCAAAAGAGAAAGGATGGGTATCCGGACTTGCATTGGAAGCGGATCTTTCTAAACAACCCTGA
- a CDS encoding RagB/SusD family nutrient uptake outer membrane protein, with translation MKRYRYIPMLAIIALAGITSCKKFLEVENPPNQIVASDAFGSNESAASVMAGIYVQLANAGFMQGDGSISRNCGLSADEFKYPVKDDFFLNNALGDQFWTDLYKTIYITSNTIEKLQEATSVMLTANVKKELTAECKFLRAWCYFYLVNLYGDVPLITHSRYFENAQLPRTPVAKVYDQVTKDLLEAKADLDDQYLSWDAKTKTNERSRPNKSAAAALLARVYLYQKKYADAEKESAEVIARTQQYKLHAELDSVFLKESREAILQLQPTDPRSNQPHVKDAITFLGYYWDGATSHIAGRVWLSDALLNSFESGDLRRTYWVGEGIDTVADRFPYKYKQYAVNAPSKEYLVMLRLSEQYLIQAEALAARGDFTHALESLNAVRGRAGLDDLDLTDPTAFAAALLKERRTELFSEWGHRWFDLKRLGLIDEVMNQAAPVKGTSWNVNKAVFAIPYADLSANGQLKQNTGYPSP, from the coding sequence ATGAAAAGATACAGATATATACCGATGCTGGCCATTATTGCTCTTGCCGGCATCACTTCCTGCAAAAAGTTTTTGGAAGTGGAGAACCCTCCAAACCAGATTGTGGCCAGCGATGCTTTCGGCAGCAACGAATCTGCCGCTTCCGTGATGGCCGGGATCTATGTTCAGTTGGCCAATGCTGGTTTTATGCAGGGGGACGGCTCTATTTCCAGGAATTGCGGATTGAGCGCCGATGAATTCAAGTACCCGGTGAAAGATGATTTCTTTCTGAACAATGCGCTGGGAGATCAGTTCTGGACTGATCTCTACAAAACCATTTACATCACCAGCAATACCATCGAGAAATTACAGGAGGCCACCAGTGTGATGCTGACTGCCAACGTCAAAAAAGAATTGACAGCCGAATGTAAATTCCTGCGCGCCTGGTGTTATTTCTACCTGGTGAATTTGTATGGCGATGTGCCCCTGATCACACATAGCAGGTATTTCGAGAATGCACAATTACCCAGGACGCCGGTGGCAAAAGTGTATGACCAGGTGACCAAAGATCTCCTGGAAGCAAAAGCCGACCTGGATGACCAATACCTTTCCTGGGATGCCAAAACAAAAACCAATGAAAGATCCAGGCCCAACAAATCGGCTGCAGCCGCCCTGCTGGCCCGCGTGTATCTCTACCAGAAAAAATATGCAGACGCGGAAAAAGAATCCGCTGAAGTGATTGCCCGCACGCAGCAATACAAACTGCATGCTGAGCTGGATTCGGTATTCCTGAAAGAAAGCAGGGAAGCCATCCTGCAGTTGCAACCCACCGATCCCAGGTCCAATCAACCCCATGTAAAGGATGCCATCACTTTTCTGGGCTATTACTGGGATGGCGCTACCAGTCATATCGCCGGCAGGGTATGGTTGAGTGATGCACTGCTGAACAGTTTCGAGTCCGGAGATCTTCGCCGTACCTACTGGGTAGGAGAAGGGATCGACACCGTAGCTGACCGCTTCCCTTACAAATACAAACAGTATGCTGTGAATGCTCCATCGAAGGAATACCTGGTGATGCTGCGCCTGTCGGAACAATATCTCATACAAGCCGAAGCACTGGCTGCCCGTGGCGATTTCACCCATGCGCTGGAAAGCCTCAATGCCGTTCGCGGGCGCGCCGGACTGGATGATCTCGATCTGACCGATCCCACTGCCTTTGCAGCGGCCCTGCTCAAAGAAAGAAGGACCGAGCTTTTCAGCGAATGGGGACATCGTTGGTTCGATCTGAAACGCCTCGGCCTTATCGATGAAGTGATGAACCAGGCCGCTCCGGTGAAAGGCACGAGCTGGAATGTCAACAAGGCGGTATTTGCCATTCCTTATGCCGATCTGAGTGCAAACGGTCAATTGAAACAGAATACCGGTTATCCATCCCCGTAA